A region of Fibrobacter succinogenes subsp. succinogenes S85 DNA encodes the following proteins:
- a CDS encoding serine hydrolase domain-containing protein, whose protein sequence is MEISEKLSELLEKAESEDIFDKAVVGYLLPDGTSHTVTLNTPEDTVFDIASLTKVCPTSTLALSYILEGKLSIDAKVIDFIPELKTNYRDEIYVSHLLTHSLDYRVPMKTLRTLSPEGILNALYTYQFAAAPGTIFNYGNPASVLLGILLQRLTGKNLQEQGNERFFTPLGMTRSGYNPLTRVPKSEIAATELCEFRHREIQGEVHDESAWVLQKLFPVGSAGMFSCVPDLLKFVKMILMDGKFEDKQIAPAGILDIVSHNALADNVGAETALGWELNAAKFMGTKVSPQAFGKTGFTGASIVADPDKGGAIILLSNFTYPHREPNADRIHAFRATLADAFFEKISD, encoded by the coding sequence ATGGAAATCTCCGAAAAACTATCCGAACTTTTAGAGAAAGCAGAATCCGAAGATATTTTTGACAAGGCCGTCGTTGGCTATTTGCTTCCGGACGGCACGAGCCACACCGTTACGCTCAACACTCCCGAAGATACAGTTTTTGACATCGCGTCGCTCACGAAGGTCTGCCCCACCTCGACGCTTGCGCTCTCGTACATTCTTGAAGGCAAGCTCTCCATTGATGCCAAAGTCATTGACTTTATCCCGGAACTCAAGACAAACTACCGCGACGAGATTTACGTTTCGCACCTGCTCACGCACAGCCTCGATTACCGCGTACCGATGAAGACATTGCGAACGCTCTCGCCCGAAGGAATCCTCAACGCCCTTTACACGTACCAGTTCGCCGCCGCTCCGGGAACCATCTTTAATTACGGGAACCCCGCAAGCGTGCTACTTGGCATTTTGTTGCAGAGACTTACGGGCAAGAACTTGCAGGAACAAGGTAACGAACGATTCTTTACGCCGCTCGGCATGACGCGCTCGGGCTACAACCCGCTCACGCGAGTCCCGAAATCAGAAATTGCGGCAACTGAACTTTGCGAGTTCCGCCATCGCGAAATCCAGGGCGAAGTCCACGACGAGAGCGCCTGGGTTCTGCAAAAGCTATTCCCCGTCGGGAGTGCAGGCATGTTCAGCTGCGTCCCCGACCTTCTGAAGTTCGTGAAAATGATTCTGATGGACGGCAAGTTCGAAGACAAGCAAATCGCCCCTGCCGGAATTCTAGACATCGTAAGCCACAACGCCCTGGCTGATAACGTCGGAGCAGAAACCGCCCTCGGCTGGGAGCTGAACGCAGCCAAGTTCATGGGTACAAAGGTCTCGCCACAGGCATTCGGCAAGACAGGATTTACGGGTGCAAGCATCGTTGCCGACCCAGACAAGGGAGGCGCCATCATTCTCCTCAGCAACTTCACCTACCCGCATCGCGAACCGAACGCCGACAGGATTCACGCATTCCGCGCTACGCTTGCGGACGCGTTCTTTGAAAAAATCAGTGATTAG
- a CDS encoding TraR/DksA family transcriptional regulator gives MAEKKPVKMSDADLKFFEEMLLEKRRELVTAQSDSEKANVFLDQKNQSGDGGDSEGADSATDINSLETNLSLAAREGKYLVYLEEALKRIKNGTFGVCKICGQLIPKARLMAVPTATKCVNCKEETKKKEILDNRMEMAKMFAEAQRKEMLRKAAGR, from the coding sequence ATGGCTGAGAAGAAACCCGTAAAGATGAGCGATGCTGATCTTAAGTTCTTTGAAGAAATGCTTTTGGAAAAGAGACGCGAGCTTGTGACCGCCCAGAGCGATTCCGAAAAGGCTAACGTGTTCTTGGACCAGAAGAATCAGTCTGGTGACGGCGGCGATTCCGAAGGTGCAGATTCTGCAACGGATATCAACTCGCTCGAAACCAACCTTTCATTGGCAGCTCGCGAAGGCAAGTACCTCGTTTATTTGGAAGAAGCTCTTAAGCGCATCAAAAATGGAACTTTCGGCGTTTGCAAAATCTGTGGACAGCTGATTCCGAAGGCGAGACTTATGGCCGTACCGACTGCTACCAAGTGCGTGAACTGCAAGGAAGAAACCAAGAAAAAGGAAATTCTTGACAACCGCATGGAAATGGCAAAGATGTTCGCTGAAGCCCAGCGCAAGGAAATGCTCCGCAAGGCCGCTGGCCGTTAA
- a CDS encoding MlaD family protein, giving the protein MNSLLFKIKKNFVACLIFLIIVVSCGLAIYYYHPSSPYHKRYTFVVKYETIGTLSPGNLVRVRGIAMGEIVDVKLTDEAVYVSARVLAEAKIPVNSEFRLVTAGLMGEREMSIITGNSSKLVADGDTVSGLYDEGTSGISKNLAEVFKDIGDIKQTITDFCDSITVGETGKRLDRVGKKVKKLLRVTNADIRKWKSMVDELLNDYQEAGEKLERSLQELSDRGGETATKANEAMDRVRTLLDRVEASKNEALAIVTKFDESEGSARMFLDESSKLNKNFDILKKDFDALLSGVKKDGLKLNVDIF; this is encoded by the coding sequence ATGAATAGTTTGCTGTTTAAAATCAAGAAAAATTTTGTAGCATGTCTTATTTTTCTCATTATCGTGGTCTCGTGTGGGCTGGCGATTTATTATTACCATCCGTCTAGCCCGTACCACAAACGCTATACGTTTGTTGTAAAATACGAGACTATCGGTACGCTTTCTCCGGGAAACCTTGTGCGCGTCCGTGGCATTGCGATGGGCGAGATTGTCGATGTGAAGCTTACGGACGAAGCGGTCTATGTCTCTGCACGTGTACTTGCCGAAGCGAAGATTCCTGTGAACTCTGAATTCCGACTTGTGACGGCGGGCCTCATGGGCGAACGCGAAATGAGCATCATTACCGGCAATTCGAGCAAACTTGTGGCGGATGGCGATACCGTAAGCGGTCTTTACGACGAAGGCACTTCTGGAATTTCGAAGAATCTTGCCGAAGTTTTCAAGGACATTGGCGATATCAAGCAGACCATCACCGATTTTTGTGATTCGATAACAGTGGGCGAGACGGGCAAGCGCTTGGACCGTGTCGGCAAGAAGGTCAAGAAGCTTTTGCGCGTGACGAATGCCGATATCCGCAAGTGGAAATCCATGGTGGATGAGCTCCTCAACGATTACCAGGAAGCGGGTGAAAAACTTGAACGCTCGTTACAGGAACTTTCGGACCGCGGTGGCGAAACCGCTACGAAGGCAAACGAAGCTATGGATCGCGTGCGTACACTTTTGGACCGTGTTGAAGCTTCTAAAAACGAGGCTCTTGCCATTGTCACCAAGTTTGACGAAAGTGAGGGCTCGGCAAGGATGTTCCTCGATGAATCATCCAAGCTGAATAAGAATTTTGATATTCTGAAAAAAGACTTCGATGCGCTGCTCAGTGGCGTCAAAAAAGACGGCCTCAAGCTCAATGTGGATATATTCTAG
- the hprK gene encoding HPr(Ser) kinase/phosphatase: MADRLNDIKILHRERFPVRDFFIRYGKDLQMVQHCPDEDMESCIEESGIHRPGLAMAGYTKVYSSQQIQVIGHTEWNYLESVGPEARAKIFENLSVFRAPMWVVTHAQTPHDELRNMCNRLHIPLFSTTLHTFEFFKISQRILDEFFAPHAIIHGSLVDVYGVGMLYVGESNVGKSECVLDLVESGHRMVADDVVHISHVGKSIIGRPDPLICHHMEIRGVGILDIRSMFGIHAIRKVKKIEMIVELQQWRQDVSYERTGLNEMEENVMGVNIPKVVLPVAPGKNMTVISEVIAMNALMKMSGQNVAKDFNESLMQKIKAKAKGEFTDDLLDFNPQNWSFYE, translated from the coding sequence ATGGCTGATAGATTAAATGACATCAAGATCCTGCACCGGGAACGCTTCCCGGTGCGGGACTTTTTTATCCGCTACGGCAAAGATTTGCAGATGGTGCAACATTGCCCCGATGAGGATATGGAATCCTGCATCGAAGAAAGCGGAATCCACCGCCCTGGCCTTGCCATGGCTGGTTATACTAAAGTTTATAGTTCGCAGCAGATTCAGGTCATTGGACATACGGAATGGAATTACCTCGAGTCGGTCGGCCCTGAAGCGCGTGCGAAAATTTTTGAGAACTTGTCTGTATTCCGTGCTCCGATGTGGGTCGTGACGCATGCACAGACTCCGCACGATGAACTTAGGAATATGTGCAACCGTTTGCACATCCCGCTGTTCTCGACGACGCTCCACACTTTTGAATTTTTCAAGATAAGCCAGAGAATTCTTGACGAGTTCTTTGCTCCGCATGCCATTATTCACGGAAGCCTTGTGGATGTGTATGGTGTGGGCATGCTTTACGTGGGTGAAAGTAACGTTGGTAAGTCCGAATGCGTGCTTGACCTTGTTGAAAGCGGACATCGCATGGTGGCAGACGATGTGGTTCATATCAGCCATGTGGGCAAGTCGATTATTGGCCGTCCGGATCCGCTGATCTGTCATCATATGGAAATTCGCGGTGTTGGCATCTTGGACATTCGTTCGATGTTCGGTATCCACGCGATTCGCAAAGTCAAGAAAATTGAAATGATTGTCGAGCTCCAGCAGTGGCGTCAAGACGTCTCGTACGAACGCACTGGCTTAAACGAGATGGAAGAAAACGTCATGGGCGTGAACATCCCGAAGGTGGTGTTGCCTGTGGCGCCCGGCAAGAACATGACCGTGATTTCTGAAGTCATTGCGATGAACGCCCTTATGAAGATGAGCGGCCAGAACGTGGCAAAGGATTTCAACGAGTCCTTAATGCAGAAGATTAAGGCGAAGGCGAAGGGTGAATTCACCGATGATTTGCTAGATTTTAATCCGCAGAACTGGTCTTTCTATGAATAG
- the hpf gene encoding ribosome hibernation-promoting factor, HPF/YfiA family produces the protein MDIQFSARHFNASAGLQDRIQEEMDKLAKFYPNITSASVILDHEVEHQRHCEISVNITGSVIVASADEENMGKAVDVTLERIKVQLKKANDKQNDHRSQPVSELT, from the coding sequence ATGGATATTCAGTTTTCTGCTCGTCATTTTAACGCATCGGCAGGTCTTCAGGACCGTATTCAGGAAGAAATGGATAAGTTGGCCAAATTTTACCCGAATATCACTAGCGCCTCTGTAATTCTTGACCACGAAGTTGAACACCAGCGTCATTGCGAAATTTCTGTCAACATCACAGGTTCCGTCATTGTCGCTTCTGCTGACGAAGAAAACATGGGCAAGGCTGTTGACGTAACGCTTGAACGTATCAAGGTCCAGCTCAAGAAGGCCAACGACAAGCAGAACGATCACAGATCTCAGCCGGTTTCTGAACTCACCTAA
- the rpoN gene encoding RNA polymerase factor sigma-54, whose amino-acid sequence MNLGMQANIGQTQEQTLSPALLQSVKMLQKTSQELETAIKEEVEVNPLLEVDDGDFDDQDVSVDKDPEELDPRADSDDLPDDIEDMARGSLDDTADVDSSYLDGESSDVNWDSYLGDGTSYDDAPFNDLNSGGKDPDEDWDRPIKDVGKSLQEQLEDQLRLWNGTRELQEQLQENGVTEEHFRKLVQYLINSINDDGFLCDVNRDNESEAMIVQSDDKYIDEIERVLRGELKLEDASLPVREAVHVLQSFKPSGIGARDQRECFLIQAYAIPNFPSLAIRILEEEYENLLQLRYAKIAKALNVSADEVKTAVASLSRLRPHPGFQLSHSYSHIINADLKVVEKKGNYEVVCFKTKMQKSLRINQTYKAILTDPSASKQDKEYVKAQLAKATDLIKAVDNRFSTIELVMRAIVKRQRGFFENGPAFLKPMILQDVADDVHLAVSTVQRATDQKYVETPYGMYELKQFFTSGVKQGSAPDAEEVGSAQIIDAIKTLIDEEDKSSPLSDQDISDELLKQGIKVARRTVAKYREKELKILPKNQRKR is encoded by the coding sequence ATGAATCTTGGAATGCAGGCAAATATTGGACAGACGCAGGAACAGACTTTATCTCCTGCGCTTCTCCAGTCTGTGAAGATGCTTCAGAAAACTTCGCAGGAACTGGAAACCGCCATCAAGGAAGAAGTCGAAGTCAATCCGCTTTTGGAAGTGGACGATGGTGACTTTGACGATCAGGATGTTTCCGTTGACAAGGACCCGGAAGAACTTGACCCGCGTGCAGATTCGGATGACCTTCCCGATGATATCGAGGACATGGCTCGCGGTTCCCTAGACGATACCGCCGATGTCGATAGCAGTTACCTCGACGGCGAATCTTCGGATGTGAACTGGGATAGCTATTTGGGCGATGGCACATCGTACGATGACGCTCCCTTTAACGATTTGAATTCAGGCGGGAAAGATCCGGACGAAGATTGGGACCGCCCGATCAAGGATGTGGGCAAGAGCTTGCAGGAACAGCTCGAAGACCAGCTCCGCCTCTGGAACGGCACCCGTGAATTGCAGGAACAGCTTCAAGAAAACGGCGTGACCGAAGAGCATTTCCGCAAGTTGGTCCAGTACCTCATCAACTCCATTAACGACGATGGATTCCTTTGCGATGTGAATCGCGACAATGAATCTGAAGCGATGATCGTCCAGTCGGACGACAAGTACATTGACGAGATTGAACGCGTGCTACGTGGGGAACTCAAGCTCGAAGACGCAAGCCTCCCGGTGCGCGAAGCGGTTCACGTTTTGCAGTCGTTCAAGCCGAGTGGCATTGGCGCCCGCGACCAGCGTGAATGCTTCTTGATTCAGGCATACGCCATCCCGAATTTCCCGAGCCTTGCTATCCGCATTCTCGAAGAAGAATACGAGAATCTTTTGCAGCTCCGCTATGCAAAAATTGCAAAGGCGTTGAACGTTTCCGCCGATGAAGTCAAGACGGCTGTCGCAAGCCTCTCGCGTTTGCGCCCGCATCCGGGCTTCCAGCTTTCGCATTCGTATTCGCACATTATCAATGCGGATTTGAAGGTTGTCGAAAAGAAGGGCAATTACGAAGTCGTCTGCTTTAAGACCAAGATGCAGAAGTCTCTCCGCATCAACCAGACGTACAAGGCGATTCTCACGGATCCGTCTGCATCGAAGCAGGACAAGGAATATGTGAAGGCGCAGCTTGCGAAGGCGACGGACCTCATCAAGGCGGTCGATAACCGCTTCTCGACGATTGAGCTTGTGATGCGTGCGATTGTCAAGCGTCAGCGCGGGTTCTTCGAAAACGGCCCCGCATTCCTTAAGCCGATGATCCTCCAGGATGTCGCCGACGATGTCCATTTGGCGGTGAGCACGGTACAGCGCGCGACTGACCAGAAGTACGTGGAAACGCCTTACGGCATGTACGAACTTAAACAATTCTTTACGTCCGGTGTCAAGCAGGGGTCTGCTCCGGATGCCGAAGAAGTGGGTTCTGCGCAGATTATCGACGCCATCAAGACGCTTATTGACGAAGAAGACAAGTCCTCTCCGCTCTCCGACCAGGACATCAGCGACGAGCTTTTGAAGCAGGGAATCAAGGTGGCACGCCGTACAGTCGCCAAATATCGCGAAAAAGAGCTCAAGATTTTGCCAAAGAACCAAAGAAAGCGCTAA
- the lptB gene encoding LPS export ABC transporter ATP-binding protein, with amino-acid sequence MVSTIRTDKLRKIYGHRQVVSDVSIQVSQGEIVGLLGPNGAGKTTTFYMIVGMVRPDAGHIFLDDIEMTDKPMYKRARLGVGYLPQEASIFRKLSVEDNIMAILETQDMKRAERKKKLEQLLEEFKITHIRKTKSMSCSGGERRRLEIARALASDPSFLLLDEPFAGIDPIAVADIQSIISELKDRGMGVLITDHNVRETLSITDRAYIMYKSQVLTEGSSQHLAEDPEARRIYLGDSFRLD; translated from the coding sequence TTGGTTAGCACGATACGCACCGACAAGCTGCGCAAAATTTATGGCCACCGTCAGGTGGTGAGCGATGTCTCCATCCAAGTTTCGCAGGGCGAAATCGTCGGGCTCCTCGGTCCGAACGGTGCCGGCAAGACGACCACATTCTACATGATTGTGGGCATGGTCCGCCCGGATGCAGGCCACATCTTCTTGGACGATATTGAGATGACGGACAAGCCGATGTACAAGCGCGCTCGTCTCGGTGTGGGTTACCTCCCACAAGAAGCTTCCATCTTCCGCAAACTCTCCGTTGAAGACAACATTATGGCGATTCTCGAAACGCAAGACATGAAACGTGCCGAGCGCAAAAAGAAGTTGGAACAGCTCCTTGAAGAATTCAAGATCACGCACATCCGCAAGACAAAATCCATGAGCTGCTCTGGTGGCGAACGCCGCCGCTTGGAAATTGCGCGAGCACTTGCAAGCGACCCCTCGTTCCTCTTGCTCGACGAACCGTTTGCGGGCATTGACCCGATTGCCGTTGCCGACATCCAGTCCATCATTTCGGAACTCAAGGATCGCGGCATGGGCGTGCTCATCACGGACCACAATGTGCGCGAAACGCTTTCTATTACGGACCGCGCCTATATTATGTACAAGAGCCAGGTGCTCACGGAAGGTTCTTCGCAACACTTGGCCGAAGATCCGGAAGCACGTCGCATTTATCTCGGTGATTCTTTCCGCTTGGATTAG
- the lptC gene encoding LPS export ABC transporter periplasmic protein LptC produces the protein MQNIKNALAPASCSAASRYASLASCKVSRKASRLWGVFACAILAAFLLGCEEIEEPKPWIRVERPQMLFTDTTLLDSYDKGVLNWRLKTAYLERWADKEIVTVRPVFVDIYDSIGERVAFLRADSGSLDMTFTYVYAYGHVYALTPKGASVRADSLLWNKKDNLVRTASYVRVVSEDGDVLQGVGFESDAQFDNWKILSNVTGIFQDAAKRMKDEDKRQAEAERLSNPPSSSSQAAKPASSPSRKAPPRGLPFRPKAGMP, from the coding sequence TTGCAGAACATAAAGAATGCGCTTGCGCCGGCATCTTGCTCGGCGGCATCCCGTTATGCGTCCCTCGCATCTTGCAAAGTATCCCGCAAAGCATCTCGCTTGTGGGGCGTTTTCGCATGTGCCATTCTAGCTGCATTTTTGCTTGGTTGCGAAGAAATCGAAGAACCCAAGCCTTGGATTCGTGTCGAGCGCCCGCAGATGCTCTTTACCGATACGACTCTTCTCGACAGCTACGATAAGGGCGTGCTCAACTGGCGCCTGAAAACCGCTTATCTGGAACGCTGGGCCGACAAGGAAATCGTGACGGTGCGTCCGGTGTTCGTGGACATTTACGATTCCATTGGCGAGCGCGTGGCGTTTCTGCGTGCGGACTCCGGCAGTCTCGACATGACGTTCACGTACGTTTACGCTTACGGCCACGTTTATGCGCTGACTCCGAAGGGCGCCTCGGTTCGTGCCGATTCGCTCCTCTGGAACAAGAAGGATAATTTGGTCAGAACCGCAAGCTATGTGCGCGTTGTCTCCGAAGACGGCGACGTGTTGCAAGGTGTCGGTTTTGAAAGCGATGCGCAGTTTGACAACTGGAAAATTCTTTCTAACGTGACGGGTATTTTCCAAGATGCGGCAAAACGTATGAAGGATGAAGACAAACGACAGGCTGAGGCGGAACGTCTAAGCAATCCGCCGTCCTCGTCGTCGCAGGCTGCAAAGCCCGCCTCGTCACCGTCCAGGAAGGCTCCGCCACGCGGTCTCCCGTTTAGGCCAAAGGCAGGGATGCCGTAA
- a CDS encoding 2-oxoacid:acceptor oxidoreductase family protein has protein sequence MSVMNVKFAGLGGTGVIKASDVMAELVFEQGYDVKKAEVHGMSQRGGSIASDVRFAKDEEVQSPMIPCGEADYLVVFDETQVVVNEAYMKQGGVLLTPADIDVSKLENVKALNVAMLGKLSKYFDFTVDQWMVALNKLFAEKFHEGNKKAFMLGREG, from the coding sequence ATGAGCGTAATGAACGTTAAATTTGCAGGCCTCGGTGGCACAGGCGTTATCAAGGCTAGTGACGTGATGGCCGAACTCGTTTTCGAACAAGGTTACGACGTGAAGAAAGCTGAAGTCCATGGCATGAGCCAGCGCGGCGGTTCCATCGCTTCTGACGTGCGTTTTGCAAAAGATGAAGAAGTGCAGTCCCCGATGATCCCGTGCGGCGAAGCCGACTACCTCGTCGTCTTTGACGAGACGCAGGTTGTCGTGAACGAAGCCTACATGAAGCAGGGTGGCGTGCTCCTCACGCCGGCCGACATCGATGTTTCGAAGCTCGAAAACGTGAAGGCTTTGAACGTCGCCATGCTCGGCAAGCTCTCCAAGTACTTTGACTTCACCGTCGATCAGTGGATGGTCGCTTTGAACAAGCTCTTTGCCGAAAAGTTCCACGAAGGCAACAAGAAGGCATTCATGCTCGGCCGCGAAGGCTAA
- a CDS encoding thiamine pyrophosphate-dependent enzyme, which yields MCSLPQVIRGTPSTEILEDYSELGGYAQWAPNEKVAAEVALGAAFGHARSVVTMKMVGLNVASDVLYTATYTGVDGGMVWIVADDPGQGSSQNEQDTRNHAKASVCPMFEPSNSQEAYDFFRIAMQTSEKFKIPVILRMTTRVDHSKSIVVPKEELPAMVPNFERNIAQHVMVPGFSKPAGRRLRAKMDEMEAWNVAEGPNKVEMRSADFGIIVSGISYHHVREAAPEASILKLGMTYPLPMQLIKDFAKKFEGKRLMVIEENDPWLAENIKAAGIQCESKFDPIFRFGELDVNRVRRIIAGDKNPDPVPVKGKPPMLCPGCPHRSSFAVLKELDCIVSGDIGCYTLAALPPISAMDYMIDMGAAIGMGIGLRNVLPREQAKRVVSVIGDSTFVHSGITGLVEAGYNRPETGHVVVILDNSITAMTGQQEHPGTGRHLDHSPAYKIDYKEVAKVAGFDNVYEVNQVKEPEEFKRLVKESLEKDELTLIVAKSPCILALKSILAWDKANKEKAEKALAEAEAAAKKNNNF from the coding sequence ATGTGCAGCTTGCCGCAGGTTATCCGGGGAACTCCTTCCACCGAAATCTTGGAAGATTACTCTGAACTGGGTGGCTATGCCCAGTGGGCTCCGAACGAAAAGGTCGCTGCCGAAGTCGCTCTCGGTGCCGCTTTTGGACACGCCCGCAGTGTTGTCACCATGAAGATGGTTGGCTTGAATGTGGCAAGTGATGTTCTTTATACTGCAACTTACACGGGTGTTGATGGCGGCATGGTGTGGATTGTTGCCGATGACCCGGGTCAGGGCAGCTCCCAGAACGAACAGGATACGCGTAACCACGCCAAGGCATCCGTTTGCCCGATGTTCGAACCGTCCAACTCCCAGGAAGCCTACGACTTCTTCCGCATCGCCATGCAGACGAGTGAAAAGTTCAAGATTCCTGTCATCCTCCGCATGACCACCCGCGTGGACCATTCCAAGTCCATCGTCGTGCCGAAGGAAGAACTCCCGGCAATGGTGCCGAACTTTGAACGCAACATCGCACAGCATGTGATGGTGCCGGGATTCTCGAAGCCGGCTGGCCGTCGCCTCCGCGCCAAGATGGACGAAATGGAAGCATGGAACGTTGCTGAAGGCCCGAACAAGGTCGAAATGCGTAGCGCTGATTTCGGTATCATCGTGAGCGGCATCAGCTACCACCACGTTCGCGAAGCCGCCCCGGAAGCAAGCATCCTCAAGCTCGGTATGACCTACCCGCTGCCGATGCAGCTCATCAAGGATTTCGCGAAGAAGTTCGAAGGCAAGCGCCTCATGGTCATCGAAGAAAACGACCCGTGGCTTGCTGAAAACATCAAGGCCGCTGGCATCCAGTGCGAAAGCAAGTTTGACCCGATTTTCCGCTTTGGTGAACTCGACGTGAACCGCGTCCGCCGCATTATCGCTGGCGACAAGAACCCGGATCCGGTTCCGGTCAAGGGTAAGCCGCCTATGCTCTGCCCGGGCTGCCCGCACCGCAGTTCCTTCGCAGTTCTCAAGGAACTCGACTGCATCGTTTCCGGTGACATCGGCTGCTACACGCTGGCCGCTCTCCCGCCCATCAGCGCCATGGACTACATGATTGACATGGGTGCCGCAATCGGTATGGGTATCGGTCTCCGTAACGTGCTCCCGCGCGAACAGGCAAAGCGCGTTGTCTCCGTGATTGGCGACTCTACGTTTGTTCACAGTGGCATCACCGGCCTTGTGGAAGCGGGTTATAACCGTCCGGAAACTGGCCACGTCGTCGTCATTCTCGACAACAGCATTACCGCTATGACCGGTCAGCAGGAACACCCGGGTACGGGCCGTCACCTCGACCACTCTCCGGCATACAAGATTGACTACAAGGAAGTCGCGAAGGTCGCCGGTTTCGACAACGTCTACGAAGTGAACCAGGTCAAGGAACCGGAAGAATTCAAGCGTCTCGTGAAGGAATCCCTCGAAAAGGACGAACTCACGCTTATCGTTGCTAAGAGCCCCTGCATTCTCGCCCTCAAGAGCATCCTTGCCTGGGACAAGGCAAACAAGGAAAAGGCCGAAAAGGCACTTGCCGAAGCGGAAGCCGCTGCCAAGAAGAACAATAACTTTTAA
- a CDS encoding FprA family A-type flavoprotein, which translates to MNVLNFSDSIKFVGVDDREIDLFEGQYKVPDGISYNSFVIFDEKIAVTDSVDAHKVSEWLQNIENALQGKTPDYLIVHHLEPDHAGGFLEFIKKYPDATIAASAKALAFIPQFVKLPEGTKTLTLKDGDTLSLGKHTLKFIAAPMVHWPEVLLSYDESEKILFSADAFGTFGLSGKLGEDWVSEARRYYINIVGKYGMQVQGVLKKLAGIEVKTICPLHGPVITDNLNFYIDKYNTWSSYAPETQGVFVAYAGVYGHTAEAAKKLAESLRKKGVDVTIMDLARTYSSETVAQAFRYSHLAVCATTLDAGLFPAAEKFLTHIKAKNYSNRKVGIVENGTWAPMAAKKMHEILDTLKNVTFCETTVTLKSALDETSAAKLEELAIEFAKDLGK; encoded by the coding sequence ATGAACGTTTTAAATTTTAGTGATAGCATCAAGTTTGTCGGTGTGGATGATCGCGAGATTGATCTTTTTGAAGGGCAGTATAAAGTTCCCGATGGAATTTCTTACAATTCTTTTGTGATTTTTGATGAAAAGATTGCTGTGACGGACTCGGTCGATGCACACAAAGTATCGGAATGGTTGCAGAATATCGAAAACGCATTGCAGGGCAAAACGCCCGACTACTTGATTGTCCACCATTTGGAACCCGACCACGCCGGAGGCTTTCTCGAATTTATCAAGAAGTACCCGGACGCAACCATCGCCGCATCTGCAAAGGCACTTGCGTTCATTCCGCAGTTCGTCAAGCTCCCCGAGGGCACAAAGACGCTCACGCTCAAGGATGGTGACACGCTTTCGCTCGGCAAACACACGCTAAAGTTTATCGCGGCCCCGATGGTCCATTGGCCTGAAGTCTTGCTCAGCTATGACGAATCCGAAAAGATTCTGTTCTCCGCCGATGCGTTCGGCACATTCGGACTTTCTGGCAAGCTCGGCGAAGACTGGGTGAGCGAAGCAAGACGTTACTATATCAACATCGTCGGGAAATACGGCATGCAGGTGCAGGGCGTGTTGAAGAAGCTCGCGGGCATCGAAGTCAAGACGATTTGTCCGTTGCACGGTCCGGTTATTACAGACAATTTAAACTTCTACATTGACAAGTACAACACCTGGAGCAGCTATGCGCCTGAAACACAAGGCGTATTTGTCGCTTACGCAGGCGTTTACGGCCACACGGCAGAAGCCGCGAAAAAGCTCGCCGAATCGCTCCGTAAAAAAGGCGTTGACGTGACGATTATGGACTTGGCACGCACGTACTCTTCGGAGACGGTCGCACAGGCATTCCGCTATAGCCATCTCGCCGTATGCGCGACAACGCTTGATGCCGGGCTCTTCCCCGCTGCCGAAAAGTTCCTCACGCACATCAAGGCGAAAAACTACAGCAACCGCAAAGTGGGCATTGTCGAAAACGGCACGTGGGCTCCGATGGCAGCCAAGAAAATGCACGAGATTCTTGACACGCTCAAGAACGTGACATTCTGCGAAACAACGGTCACACTCAAGTCCGCCCTCGACGAGACTTCTGCCGCAAAACTCGAAGAACTCGCTATAGAATTCGCGAAGGATTTGGGGAAATAG